A genomic segment from Luteibacter aegosomatis encodes:
- a CDS encoding XVIPCD domain-containing protein, producing MSPRSTDYALLSQDVYHDTAVNQTVKLDGITYRVLDAANDPITGFQAQAYVREDVQPQQVIVAFRGTEFDRQPVRDGGVDAGMVLTGLNLQTPDALAFTRRVMNEVNKAAEDEGRKPPEITVTGHSLGGTLAEISAYEFGLKGETFNAYGAAGLRQGIPEGGTQVIDHVRAGDLVSAASAHFGEVRVYAAQQDIDTLTKAGYRDDSGLLSLRNPIKATDFSAHAIDNFVPDSKLLGQSILSEESQARYRAHEGMVDRYRDDVMDIRKGISAPWEIPHAIGELKDVIEHEALEKVGEGLQAIEHGVEDVVHKVEEGFEHLKEGVQHVREEIGEGIHAIEEKASSAWHALTHPKEWFEHDKPSVRLDDPDHPGHALFKQAQTAVYSLDNEHQRKSDEKSDRIAASLTVASKRDGLDRVDKVVLSPDSTHAYAVQGDMNSPLKKFAIVDTEKATSTTIEQSSSEWRTLADQQQRSIPDQQQLRPANPPGHSPAPTI from the coding sequence GTGAGCCCGCGGTCGACGGACTACGCCCTGCTCTCGCAGGACGTGTACCACGACACCGCCGTCAACCAGACCGTCAAGCTCGACGGCATCACCTACCGCGTGCTCGACGCGGCCAACGACCCGATCACCGGCTTCCAGGCCCAGGCCTACGTGCGTGAAGACGTGCAGCCCCAGCAGGTGATCGTCGCCTTCCGCGGCACGGAATTCGACCGCCAGCCGGTACGCGACGGCGGCGTCGACGCGGGCATGGTACTCACCGGCCTCAACCTGCAGACGCCCGACGCGCTCGCCTTTACCCGGCGAGTGATGAACGAGGTGAACAAGGCCGCGGAGGACGAAGGCCGTAAGCCACCGGAAATCACGGTCACCGGCCACTCACTGGGTGGCACGCTGGCGGAGATCAGCGCGTACGAATTCGGGCTCAAGGGCGAAACCTTCAACGCCTACGGTGCGGCGGGCCTTCGCCAGGGCATTCCGGAGGGCGGCACGCAGGTGATCGATCACGTGCGCGCGGGCGATCTCGTCAGCGCGGCCAGTGCGCATTTCGGCGAAGTGCGCGTCTACGCCGCCCAGCAGGACATCGATACGCTGACCAAGGCGGGCTACCGCGACGACAGCGGCCTGCTCTCCCTGCGCAACCCGATCAAGGCCACCGACTTCAGCGCCCACGCCATCGACAACTTCGTCCCGGACAGCAAGCTGCTCGGCCAATCGATCCTCAGCGAGGAAAGCCAGGCCCGTTACCGCGCCCACGAAGGCATGGTCGACCGCTACCGCGACGACGTGATGGACATCCGCAAGGGTATCTCCGCGCCATGGGAAATCCCCCACGCCATCGGCGAGCTGAAGGACGTCATCGAGCACGAAGCGCTGGAGAAAGTCGGCGAGGGTTTGCAGGCCATCGAGCACGGCGTGGAAGACGTGGTCCACAAGGTGGAAGAAGGCTTCGAACACCTGAAGGAAGGCGTGCAGCACGTCAGGGAAGAGATCGGGGAAGGCATTCATGCCATCGAGGAGAAAGCATCGAGCGCGTGGCATGCGCTGACGCATCCGAAGGAGTGGTTCGAGCATGATAAGCCTTCGGTAAGGCTCGATGACCCTGACCATCCTGGCCATGCGCTTTTCAAGCAGGCACAAACCGCGGTGTACAGCCTTGATAATGAACATCAACGAAAGTCGGATGAGAAAAGCGACCGCATTGCCGCTTCGCTGACAGTGGCGAGCAAGAGAGATGGATTGGATCGCGTAGACAAGGTCGTTCTGTCGCCCGACAGCACCCATGCGTATGCCGTACAGGGGGACATGAACTCCCCGTTGAAAAAATTTGCGATTGTGGATACCGAAAAAGCCACATCAACCACCATTGAACAAAGCAGCTCGGAATGGCGGACCTTAGCCGATCAACAACAGAGATCTATCCCGGATCAACAACAGCTTCGACCTGCAAATCCACCAGGCCATTCACCGGCACCGACCATATAA
- a CDS encoding SDR family NAD(P)-dependent oxidoreductase, with translation MTARKTALIVGASRGLGLALAEEFCTRGWEVIATSRGKASGLDELRARHPGKLEHEHVDIDDLDTVRALHARLDKRKLDVLFVNAGIAKANELTPIDVDEADFLDMMRTNALAPMRVVELFHDQVDAGKGVIAVMSSEIGSIGNANGFWELYSSSKAALNMLLASFHARHPGDRRAVLAVAPGWVRTDMGTQDATLDISDSIPLVVDVVEANAGKPGLRFVDRHGAVLPW, from the coding sequence ATGACCGCACGCAAGACCGCCCTGATCGTCGGCGCATCGAGGGGCCTCGGCCTAGCCCTCGCCGAGGAGTTCTGCACGCGGGGATGGGAGGTCATCGCCACCTCCCGAGGCAAGGCGAGCGGACTTGACGAACTGCGCGCGCGTCATCCCGGCAAGCTGGAACATGAACACGTCGACATCGACGACCTGGATACCGTGCGCGCGCTTCACGCCCGCCTGGACAAACGCAAACTCGACGTGCTGTTCGTCAATGCCGGCATCGCTAAAGCCAATGAGCTCACGCCGATCGACGTCGACGAGGCCGATTTCCTCGACATGATGCGCACCAATGCGCTGGCCCCGATGCGCGTGGTCGAGTTGTTCCACGATCAGGTCGATGCCGGCAAAGGCGTGATCGCCGTCATGTCGTCGGAGATCGGCAGCATCGGCAACGCGAACGGCTTCTGGGAGCTCTACAGCTCGAGCAAGGCGGCCCTGAACATGCTGCTGGCCTCGTTCCACGCGCGCCACCCCGGCGACCGGCGTGCCGTGCTGGCGGTGGCACCGGGCTGGGTACGCACGGACATGGGCACGCAGGATGCCACGCTGGACATTTCCGACAGCATTCCCCTGGTGGTCGACGTGGTCGAGGCCAACGCGGGCAAGCCGGGCCTGCGCTTCGTCGATCGCCACGGTGCCGTCCTGCCCTGGTAA
- a CDS encoding MASE1 domain-containing protein, whose protein sequence is MEHWKIWGQHVAVAAAYAAFYRIAYALSLAHWELTVGFRLCCLLLVPMRLWPALALGEFLPVLENALACIDDFGPAWALAAAVPQIVVCMAGMKPLRRWGALRDPDGRLCMGYVVTATLCCAALSTVRDTASLWIALMALSTDGSPGPLLWVGFSAYMLGGYLGGLTLVPTLLALQDRWRVTPSVWAVLRSPLVRDTCMGVAPVLVALTWLANTSETSGAQQLARLAMILPMVAMAWRYGWRGTAMAGTGASIALALTSHVVRDPAVIHCQVVLAFVMSAGLLVGGKRQPAAHPLLRER, encoded by the coding sequence ATGGAGCACTGGAAAATCTGGGGACAACACGTTGCCGTGGCGGCCGCATACGCCGCTTTTTACCGGATTGCCTACGCGTTGAGCCTGGCCCATTGGGAGCTGACGGTCGGCTTTCGGCTGTGTTGCCTGTTGCTGGTGCCGATGCGGCTTTGGCCCGCCCTCGCGCTGGGAGAGTTCCTTCCCGTGCTGGAAAACGCCCTGGCCTGCATCGACGACTTCGGCCCTGCCTGGGCCCTGGCCGCCGCGGTGCCGCAAATCGTCGTTTGCATGGCCGGCATGAAACCTTTACGCCGCTGGGGCGCATTGCGCGACCCCGACGGTCGCCTGTGCATGGGCTACGTCGTCACGGCGACCCTGTGCTGCGCGGCGCTGAGTACCGTGCGCGACACGGCCTCCCTGTGGATTGCCCTGATGGCCCTGTCGACCGACGGCTCGCCTGGACCGTTGCTTTGGGTCGGTTTCAGCGCGTACATGCTCGGCGGTTACCTTGGCGGTCTCACCCTCGTGCCGACCCTCCTGGCGCTCCAGGACCGGTGGCGGGTCACGCCCTCGGTATGGGCGGTCCTGCGCAGTCCGCTGGTGCGGGACACATGCATGGGGGTGGCGCCGGTGCTGGTCGCCTTGACCTGGCTGGCCAACACCAGCGAGACGTCGGGTGCCCAGCAACTCGCGCGATTGGCGATGATCCTGCCGATGGTCGCCATGGCGTGGCGTTACGGGTGGCGCGGCACGGCGATGGCCGGCACGGGTGCGAGCATTGCCTTGGCGCTGACCAGCCACGTCGTGCGCGACCCGGCGGTCATCCATTGCCAGGTCGTCTTGGCTTTCGTCATGTCCGCGGGGTTGTTGGTGGGCGGCAAGCGCCAGCCTGCCGCCCACCCGCTGCTACGAGAGCGCTGA
- a CDS encoding RNA-binding S4 domain-containing protein: MTEHATTPGVRADVWLWAARFFKTRSLAKQAIDGGKVELNGTTCKPAKTVHVGDTVRVTRGEERLACIVQALSEKRGPAPEARKLYAETEESLAERERQREDRRLTGGALLRPDSRPDKRSRRLIQDLKKTL; the protein is encoded by the coding sequence ATGACCGAACACGCAACGACACCGGGCGTTCGCGCCGACGTGTGGCTCTGGGCCGCGCGTTTCTTCAAGACCCGAAGCCTCGCCAAGCAGGCGATCGACGGCGGCAAGGTGGAGCTGAACGGCACCACCTGCAAGCCGGCGAAGACGGTACACGTCGGCGATACCGTGCGGGTGACCCGCGGCGAGGAACGGCTCGCCTGTATCGTGCAGGCGCTCTCGGAAAAGCGCGGCCCGGCCCCGGAAGCCCGCAAGCTCTACGCCGAAACGGAAGAGAGCCTCGCCGAGCGCGAGCGCCAGCGCGAAGATCGCCGGCTGACCGGTGGGGCGCTGCTGCGCCCCGACTCCCGTCCCGACAAGCGCTCCCGCCGCCTGATCCAGGACCTGAAGAAAACCCTCTGA
- a CDS encoding alpha/beta fold hydrolase, whose product MKILIAGWLALALATTVSATTPDRLSPGDHVADVDGLRFHYRVAGHGPLLVVQAPGWGIGTDYLANGLAPLRAHFTVLTYDPRGTGDSTPVRANEHLGNLDLANDLERLRKYWGLSRMNLLGHSNGSAIAIVYAETHPAQVDKLVLVGSQLLGYTGDSGPAYDAEKARRKASPDFAWLLAHIGDKAPSDDQGFTTYFRERVGFYVYDPGKDAPTIVRQLTNTMSRSMNRAFDESPAADKAPPLSDLGKITAKTLVVEGRQDPVCPLAESEFLRDGIHGARLVAIDRSGHFPWVEQPGAFFAPVESFLSE is encoded by the coding sequence ATGAAGATCCTGATCGCCGGCTGGCTCGCCCTGGCCCTCGCCACGACCGTTTCCGCCACGACCCCGGATCGTCTGTCGCCGGGCGATCACGTCGCCGACGTGGACGGCCTCCGTTTTCACTATCGCGTGGCGGGACACGGGCCGTTGCTCGTGGTGCAGGCACCCGGCTGGGGGATCGGCACGGACTACCTCGCCAACGGGCTGGCGCCGTTGCGGGCGCACTTCACGGTGCTGACATATGACCCGCGCGGCACCGGCGATTCGACGCCGGTGCGCGCGAACGAGCACCTGGGCAACCTCGACCTGGCGAACGACCTCGAACGGCTGCGCAAGTATTGGGGCCTTTCGAGGATGAACCTGCTGGGCCATTCCAACGGAAGCGCCATCGCCATCGTGTATGCGGAAACGCATCCGGCGCAGGTCGACAAGCTCGTGCTGGTCGGTTCACAACTGCTCGGTTACACGGGGGATTCCGGTCCCGCCTACGATGCCGAGAAAGCGCGCAGGAAGGCATCCCCGGATTTCGCCTGGCTGCTCGCGCACATCGGAGACAAGGCGCCCTCCGACGACCAGGGATTCACCACCTATTTCCGCGAACGCGTGGGCTTTTACGTCTATGACCCCGGCAAGGACGCGCCGACCATCGTCCGCCAATTGACGAATACCATGTCGAGGTCGATGAATCGCGCGTTCGACGAGTCGCCCGCCGCGGACAAGGCACCGCCGCTGTCCGACCTGGGCAAGATCACCGCGAAGACCCTGGTCGTGGAGGGCCGCCAGGATCCGGTATGCCCCCTGGCGGAATCGGAATTCCTGCGCGACGGCATCCACGGGGCCCGCCTCGTGGCCATCGACCGGTCCGGGCACTTTCCGTGGGTCGAGCAGCCCGGTGCGTTCTTCGCGCCGGTGGAATCGTTCTTGTCCGAATGA
- the mutS gene encoding DNA mismatch repair protein MutS, producing the protein MALAEDISAAAGHTPFMRQYLAAKAEHPDILLFFRMGDFYELFYDDARKAARLLDITLTQRGQSAGAPIPMAGVPYHAVEGYLARLVKLGESVALCEQIGDPATSKGPVKREVVRIVTPGTVTDAALMEERRDNLLLSIAAGPKGYGLAWVDLSTGRFLLTEVASPEGLAAELARLQPAETLVSEDVAWPKLVSTLPGLRKRQPWHFDGDAATRELCRFFKTRDLRGFGVDALPLAVAAAGCLLGYVEETQKSALPHLTGMAVENASETIAMDAATRRNLEIDTHQSGNVDNTLLGVLDETVTPMGARLLRRWLNRPLRDRTTLRGRHQAIGSLIDHRRHGSLRERLRGVGDLERILARVALRSARPRDLSTLRDGLAAAPALREDIAGIDSPLLHALVERIGDHADTAALLARAIVPQPPVLLRDGGVLAEGYDDELDELRRLSTNADQFLVDMEEREKAASGIPTLKVGYNRVHGYYIEITKAQADKAPQHYTRRQTTKNAERYITEELKQFEDKVLSAKERSLMRERALYELLLDKLIERLPELKTAASAMAELDVLADLAERAETLDWAMPELSDAPGIRIERGRHPVVEKVRDEPFEPNDLVLDKGRRMLVITGPNMGGKSTYMRQNALIVLLAHVGSYVPASSAVIGPIDRIFTRIGAGDDLSRGQSTFMVEMSETANILHNATDCSLVLMDEVGRGTSTYDGLSLARAAAVHLASVSCAFTLFATHYFELTELAGEFRTIANVHLDAVEYGEQLVFMHTVKDGPANRSFGLQVAALAGLPKTVIADARSYLAALEQGHEVTAAVAAPPSPAPQMGLFAPPLPSPVEEALRAIDPDDLSPRDALEQIYKLRKMLR; encoded by the coding sequence ATGGCTTTAGCAGAAGACATCTCGGCCGCCGCCGGGCATACGCCGTTCATGCGGCAGTACCTCGCGGCAAAGGCTGAGCATCCCGATATCCTGCTGTTCTTCCGGATGGGGGACTTCTACGAGCTGTTCTACGACGACGCCCGCAAGGCGGCGCGCCTGCTCGACATCACCCTCACCCAGCGCGGCCAGTCGGCCGGCGCGCCGATTCCCATGGCCGGCGTGCCCTATCACGCGGTGGAGGGATACCTCGCCCGCCTGGTGAAGCTGGGCGAATCCGTCGCCCTCTGCGAGCAGATCGGCGATCCGGCCACCTCGAAGGGGCCGGTGAAGCGCGAAGTGGTGCGCATCGTCACGCCGGGCACGGTGACCGACGCCGCGTTGATGGAAGAGCGCCGCGACAACCTTCTGCTGTCCATCGCCGCCGGCCCGAAGGGCTACGGCCTGGCCTGGGTGGACCTCTCCACCGGCCGCTTCCTGCTCACCGAGGTGGCTTCACCCGAAGGCCTCGCCGCCGAACTGGCCCGCCTGCAACCGGCCGAGACGCTGGTCAGCGAAGACGTGGCCTGGCCGAAGCTGGTCAGCACCCTGCCCGGCCTGCGCAAGCGCCAGCCCTGGCATTTCGACGGCGACGCGGCCACCCGCGAACTCTGCCGCTTCTTCAAGACGCGAGACCTGCGCGGCTTCGGCGTCGATGCCCTGCCCCTGGCGGTCGCCGCCGCGGGCTGCCTGCTCGGCTACGTGGAAGAAACCCAGAAGAGCGCGTTGCCCCACCTCACCGGCATGGCGGTGGAGAACGCCAGCGAAACCATCGCGATGGATGCGGCCACACGGCGCAACCTCGAAATCGATACGCACCAGAGCGGCAACGTCGACAACACGCTGCTGGGCGTGCTCGACGAAACCGTCACCCCGATGGGTGCGCGCCTGCTGCGTCGCTGGCTCAACCGCCCGCTACGCGACCGCACGACGCTGCGCGGGCGGCACCAGGCCATCGGAAGCCTCATCGACCACCGCCGCCACGGCAGCCTGCGCGAGCGCCTGCGCGGCGTGGGCGACCTCGAACGCATCCTCGCCCGCGTGGCGCTTCGCTCGGCGCGTCCGCGCGACCTCTCCACGCTGCGCGACGGCCTGGCCGCCGCACCCGCCCTGCGCGAAGACATCGCCGGTATCGACAGCCCGCTGCTGCACGCCCTCGTCGAGCGCATCGGCGATCACGCCGACACCGCCGCCCTGCTCGCCCGCGCCATCGTGCCGCAGCCGCCGGTGCTGCTGCGCGACGGCGGCGTGCTCGCCGAAGGCTACGACGACGAACTCGACGAGCTGCGCCGCCTCTCGACCAACGCGGACCAGTTCCTGGTCGACATGGAAGAGCGCGAAAAAGCCGCCAGCGGCATTCCGACGCTGAAGGTGGGCTACAACCGCGTGCACGGCTATTACATCGAGATCACCAAGGCGCAAGCCGACAAGGCACCGCAGCACTACACGCGCCGCCAGACAACGAAGAACGCCGAACGCTACATCACCGAAGAGCTCAAGCAGTTCGAAGACAAGGTGCTCTCGGCGAAGGAGCGCTCGCTGATGCGCGAACGCGCGCTCTACGAACTCCTGCTCGACAAGCTCATCGAGCGCCTGCCCGAACTGAAGACCGCCGCCTCGGCGATGGCCGAACTCGACGTCCTGGCCGACCTCGCCGAACGCGCCGAAACGCTCGACTGGGCCATGCCCGAACTCTCCGACGCGCCCGGCATCCGCATCGAACGCGGCCGCCACCCGGTCGTGGAGAAGGTGCGCGACGAACCGTTCGAGCCGAACGACCTGGTGCTCGACAAGGGCCGCCGCATGCTGGTGATCACCGGCCCGAACATGGGCGGCAAATCCACCTACATGCGCCAGAACGCGCTCATCGTGCTGCTCGCCCACGTGGGCAGCTACGTACCGGCTTCGTCGGCGGTCATCGGCCCCATCGACCGCATCTTCACCCGCATCGGCGCGGGCGACGATCTCTCGCGCGGCCAGTCCACCTTCATGGTGGAGATGAGCGAAACGGCGAACATCCTGCACAACGCCACCGATTGCAGCCTCGTGCTGATGGACGAGGTCGGCCGCGGCACCAGCACCTACGACGGCCTGTCGCTCGCCCGTGCCGCCGCCGTACACCTGGCTTCGGTCAGTTGCGCGTTCACGCTGTTCGCCACGCACTACTTCGAACTCACGGAGTTGGCGGGCGAATTCCGCACCATCGCCAACGTGCACCTGGATGCCGTGGAATACGGCGAGCAACTGGTGTTCATGCATACGGTGAAGGACGGGCCGGCCAATCGCAGCTTCGGCCTGCAGGTGGCGGCGCTGGCCGGCTTGCCGAAGACGGTGATCGCCGATGCGCGCAGCTACCTCGCCGCGCTCGAGCAGGGCCACGAGGTGACGGCGGCCGTCGCCGCCCCGCCCTCCCCGGCGCCTCAGATGGGCCTGTTCGCGCCGCCGTTGCCTTCGCCGGTGGAAGAAGCCCTGCGTGCCATCGACCCGGACGACCTGAGCCCGCGCGATGCGCTGGAGCAGATCTATAAGTTGCGGAAAATGCTGCGCTGA
- a CDS encoding type IV secretory system conjugative DNA transfer family protein, producing MQKNRGYLAVGLLIVAIIVGEFLAGYFTLAFIGMKQTPLAWNTFISYARALDLKEVQPYVWKIKTAGFIGFLIPLILWCVAAYFLFRSKKQSMHGDARFASSGDLRSKKMLSPAPNGILVGKFKGDLVRLPGQQFVILAAPTRSGKGVGVVIPNLLDYQESVVVLDIKQENFDLTSGWRASQGQEIYLFNPFAEDRRTHRWNPLSYVSKDPAFRVSDLMSIASMLYPDVSDDQKFWVSQARNAFMAFTLYLCEKWDHDEKNGLPMILRTKPTLGMVYRLSSGDGTDLRELYTRLSKEPFLSGNAQSAFANLLSQANETFASILGTFKEPLNAWINPVLDAATSEDDFLLTDVRKKKMTIYIGILPNKLAESRLIVNLFFSQLINLNTKELPQNNPALKHQCLLLMDEFTSIGKVEIIASAVSYMAGYNVRLLPIIQSMAQLDAVYGKDVSRTVITNHALQIVYAPREQQDANDYSEMLGYTTVRRENITKSKKGDVSRSHTEEKRALMLPQELKAMGTEKEVFLYEGIPHPVMCEKIRYYEDKYFTSRLMKKVDVPQLAV from the coding sequence ATGCAAAAAAACAGGGGATATTTGGCCGTCGGCCTGCTGATCGTCGCGATCATCGTCGGCGAGTTCCTGGCTGGCTACTTCACGTTGGCCTTCATAGGAATGAAACAGACGCCGCTGGCATGGAACACCTTCATCAGCTACGCCCGCGCGCTCGACCTCAAGGAAGTCCAACCCTACGTCTGGAAGATCAAGACCGCCGGCTTCATCGGCTTCCTGATCCCGCTCATCCTCTGGTGCGTGGCGGCGTATTTCCTGTTCCGCTCGAAGAAGCAGTCGATGCACGGCGACGCCCGCTTCGCGTCCTCGGGTGACCTGCGCAGCAAGAAGATGCTCTCCCCCGCCCCCAACGGCATCCTGGTGGGCAAGTTCAAGGGCGATCTCGTCCGCCTGCCGGGCCAGCAGTTCGTGATCCTCGCCGCGCCGACCCGCTCGGGCAAGGGCGTGGGCGTGGTGATCCCGAACCTGCTCGACTACCAGGAATCGGTGGTCGTGCTGGACATCAAGCAGGAGAACTTCGACCTCACCAGCGGCTGGCGCGCCAGCCAGGGGCAGGAGATCTACCTGTTCAACCCGTTCGCGGAGGATCGCCGCACGCACCGCTGGAACCCGCTGAGCTACGTCTCGAAAGACCCTGCGTTCCGCGTGTCCGACCTCATGAGCATCGCCTCGATGCTCTACCCCGACGTTTCCGACGACCAGAAGTTCTGGGTGAGCCAGGCGCGCAACGCGTTCATGGCCTTTACGCTCTATCTCTGCGAGAAGTGGGATCACGACGAGAAGAACGGCTTGCCGATGATCCTTCGCACCAAGCCGACGCTGGGCATGGTCTATCGCCTGTCGTCCGGCGACGGCACCGACCTGCGCGAGCTCTACACACGACTGTCGAAGGAGCCCTTCCTCAGCGGCAATGCGCAGTCCGCTTTCGCCAACCTGCTGTCGCAGGCGAACGAGACGTTCGCGTCGATCCTCGGCACCTTCAAGGAGCCTCTCAACGCCTGGATCAACCCGGTGCTCGACGCCGCCACCAGCGAGGACGACTTCCTGCTCACCGACGTACGCAAGAAGAAGATGACGATCTACATCGGCATCCTGCCCAACAAGCTGGCCGAAAGCCGTCTCATCGTGAACCTGTTCTTCAGCCAGCTCATCAACCTCAATACCAAGGAGCTGCCGCAGAACAACCCCGCACTGAAGCACCAGTGCCTGCTGCTGATGGACGAATTCACCTCGATCGGCAAGGTGGAAATCATCGCCTCGGCGGTGTCGTACATGGCCGGCTACAACGTGCGCCTGCTGCCGATCATCCAGAGCATGGCCCAGCTCGACGCCGTCTACGGCAAGGACGTGTCGCGCACCGTCATCACCAACCATGCCCTGCAGATCGTCTACGCCCCGCGCGAGCAGCAGGACGCCAACGACTACTCGGAGATGCTCGGCTACACCACGGTTCGCCGCGAGAACATCACCAAGAGCAAGAAGGGCGACGTGAGCCGCAGCCACACCGAGGAGAAGCGCGCCCTGATGCTGCCGCAGGAACTCAAGGCGATGGGCACGGAGAAGGAAGTGTTCCTCTACGAGGGCATTCCCCATCCGGTGATGTGCGAGAAGATCCGGTACTACGAGGACAAGTACTTCACCTCGCGCCTGATGAAGAAGGTGGATGTGCCGCAACTGGCCGTCTGA
- a CDS encoding AEC family transporter, translated as MSALLVLFACLALGILCRCYASLPDGIVPGINWWVLNVALPALVLALVPRVTFDAHLWLPVAGMYVTFFGAWIVFASLGRVLGWSRQRTGCLALVCGLGNTSFMGYPMMEAMHGKEGLSIAVIADQMGCFPLLAAGGIAVASLYSGKGTRASVILRRVFTFPAFLALLTGVVVGIAGGWPDAVDRLLMQVGQTLTPLALFSVGLQFQLHLRREQVGPLVAGLGWKLLLAPLAVFALGRATGIEGLVLTVSVLQAAMAPMISAAILADQHGLEPRLANTVLGAGILLSLATVPLGNLMLA; from the coding sequence ATGTCCGCCTTGCTTGTCCTCTTCGCCTGCCTCGCCCTCGGCATCCTCTGCCGATGCTACGCGAGCCTGCCCGACGGCATCGTCCCCGGCATCAACTGGTGGGTGCTCAACGTGGCCCTGCCGGCGCTCGTGCTGGCCCTCGTGCCACGCGTGACGTTCGACGCGCATCTCTGGCTGCCGGTCGCCGGTATGTACGTCACCTTCTTCGGCGCATGGATCGTCTTCGCCTCGCTGGGTCGCGTGCTCGGCTGGTCACGACAGCGCACCGGTTGCCTGGCGCTTGTCTGTGGCCTGGGCAACACCTCGTTCATGGGCTATCCGATGATGGAGGCCATGCACGGCAAGGAGGGCCTTTCCATCGCCGTGATCGCCGACCAGATGGGATGTTTTCCCTTGCTCGCGGCGGGCGGCATCGCGGTGGCTTCGCTGTATTCGGGCAAGGGCACCCGTGCGAGCGTCATCCTGCGCCGGGTGTTCACGTTTCCCGCGTTCCTGGCCTTGCTCACCGGCGTGGTCGTCGGTATCGCCGGGGGCTGGCCGGACGCCGTGGACCGTCTGCTGATGCAGGTGGGCCAGACCCTCACGCCATTGGCCCTGTTCTCGGTGGGTCTTCAATTCCAGCTCCACTTGCGTCGCGAACAGGTCGGTCCGCTCGTCGCGGGGCTCGGCTGGAAGCTCCTGCTGGCACCACTCGCCGTCTTCGCCCTGGGACGTGCGACGGGGATAGAGGGGCTGGTGCTGACCGTCAGCGTCCTGCAGGCGGCCATGGCGCCGATGATCTCGGCCGCCATTCTCGCCGACCAGCACGGGCTGGAACCTCGGCTGGCGAATACCGTGCTCGGCGCGGGCATCCTGCTGTCGCTGGCCACCGTGCCGCTGGGCAATCTGATGCTGGCCTGA